Part of the Bacillus sp. THAF10 genome is shown below.
TTTGGACTGGAGGGCATGGAGAAGGTGCAGAAACTAATAAGAGGATTTTTGGATATGATCCCAAGACAGGAGAGGAAAAACTTTCAGTAGAAACAGGGCTCATGCCAATACAAATCAAACAATACGAAAAAGATGGTCCAATGTATGTACTTAGCCATGGTGACCATACCGTAGCGAAGATTGATCCAAAAACATATGAAGTAGAAAAGAAGGTAACCTTAAGCGATAATCCGACAAATATGATTGCAGATGATAAAGAAATCTTCGTAACAAGTCTAGATGGAAATGAGTTAACGAAAATTAACATAAACGATTTTGAGATTACAGGTAGTTATCCTACAGAAAGTGGTCCTTACTTGCTTTTTAAAGGAGGCGAGGAAAAATGAAGATTCTAGTGGTAGATGATGAGGCGAATATGAGAGAGCTACTGGGCATGTATCTTCAAAAAGAAAACTATCAAGTTATTTTTGCGGAAAACGGAAATGAAGCCCTGGATCTACTTTATTTACATAAAATAGACTTAATAATTTTGGATGTCATGATGCCAGAAATGGACGGGTTTACCACATGTAAAAAAATACGACAAAAATATATCACTCCCATTTTGATGGTTACAGCAAAAGGGGATGAATGGGATAAAGTAAAAGGATTAAAGCTTGGAGCTGATGATTATGTGATGAAGCCGTTTAGCCCAAAAGAGTTACTAGCAAGGGTGGAGGCTTTATTACGCCGCTCAAACCAAGCATTTTTTGACATGCTGTCCTTTTGCGACATTCACATTCAAAAAAACGCTCGCCAGGTCTTTGTTGCTGATCAGAAGGTTGTTTTAGCAAGAAGAGAATATGATCTGTTATTGTTTTTGCTAGAACATAGAGGACAAGTCTTTTCAAGGGAACAATTGCATGATGTTGTCTGGGGAATAGATGCGGAAAAAGGCACATATCGAACAGTAGATACCCACATAAAAACGTTAAGATTTAAACTGAAAAATGCTGGTTCCTATATTAAAACGGTTTGGGGAATAGGCTACAAAATTGAGGATCATGAAGCATGAAGCCTTTATCAATACGCAATAAAATTTGGCTTACCATTTTGTCGGTATCAGTTGTAGCAATAGGACTAATTGTCATCGTTTCCTATTATTTGTATCAAACACTTTATATAGAAAAACAAACAGAGCTTCTATTAAAACAAGGTTCCCACTTGGAATCGTTTTTTTACAAGGAAAATCTTGAAGTGTTTAGGGAACGTTTGAATTGGATGGAGGAAACTTCTGAGTCCAAAATCATTTTCACTAATGATCCTATGGAGTTAGCTAGCGGAGCTCCTTTTGACTCACTTGAAGACCAAAATTTAATCACATTTAGTGAACGTCAGGAGCTTCTCTTAGGGAAAACACTTATCTTTACTAAATATCATAAAGGGTTAGAGCAAGAGATACGGGCGGTTGTGATTCCGTTATTATCTAATGACAGACTTGAAGCTGTGATCTTTATGTATGTCCCATTAACAGCGATAGCAGAGATATTTCAGCCAATCAAAACCTTTTTATTAGTTGGTTTTGCTATTGTACTTGTCCTATTAGTTATAGTTGGCACGAAGATGACGAATAGAATCGTTAGACCATTAAAAGAGATGGACGTTGTGGCCAGAGAGATTTCACAAGGAAGCTTTTCTAAAAAGGTATCTGTAAAAGGGAGGGATGAGATAGCCAGCCTTGGGACCTCCATTAATGTTATGTCTACAAATTTAGAAGCTGTAGATGAAAAAAGACGTGAATTCTTAGGGAATGTCTCACATGAGTTAAGAACACCGATAAGTTATTTAAAAGGATATAATGAAGCATTAAAGGAAAAAATCATTACTCCTGATAGGTATATGCAGACAATAGAAGTGGAAATAGAACGGATGAATCGACTTGTCCATGATCTTCTTGATTTAGCTCAGCTAGAAGGCGACTCCTACCCTATGAGCAAAGAGCCTGTGATATTGACAGAGTTATTAAGAGAAGTACTAGAGCGTTTTTACTTGGAAATAAAAGAAAAGAATTTAAAGGTTGAGCTTAACTTAAATGAGGACGTTGTCATCATAGGGGATCCTGTTCGTATGGATCAAGTAATCGTAAATCTATTAAGCAATAGCATTAAGTATACGGAAGTTAGTAAAACAATTTCTATTTCTATTTATCAAGAAAAAGAGGAAGGAGTTTTGAAAGTAAGGGATGAAGGGGTAGGCATTCCAGAAAAGGATGTTCCCTATATATTTGAACGCTTTTACCGTGTTGAAAAAGCCAGAACTCGTAAGCTCGGGGGAACAGGTCTAGGGCTTTCCATTGTTCAACAAATTGTGAAGAAGCACAACGGTAGCATCACTATAAAATCTGAAGAAGGTTTTGGAACAACTGCAATCGTAAAGTTACCATTATTTGAATTTTAATAAGCCTTCATTCTTTTTTCACAAATGACTTCTACACTATAGGCATACGTTAGATTTTACATGAAGGAGTATGCTTATGGAGAAAAAGGTACATCAGGAAGAGAACAAAAAGCAAACAAGAAATGGTATTTACCAAACTATGTGGAGATGGCATTTTTATGCAGGTCTTATTTTTGCTCCTTTCTTAATCATTCTAGCATTTAGTGGTGCGGTGTATTTATTTAAACCACAAATTGAATCCTTTCTTTATCAGGATTTATACTATGTGGAGGAAACAAAAGAAAGTAGTATATCTACTAATAACCAGATGACTATGGTCAAGGAAGCCTATCCTGAAGCAAGTATATCAGGTGTAACTTTTTTTCAAGAGGCAGAAAGAAGTACAAAATTCTCTACTATGCAAAATGGCGAGAGGGTAAGTGTCTTTGTTGATCCATACTCTGGTAAAGTATTGGGGAATCTTCCAGCGGAGAAAGAGCTAATGACCTTTTTTGTTAAGCTTCACAGTGAACTGCTGATTGGAGGTACCGTCGCTAATCGGCTTGTGGAGCTAGCAGCATGCTGGGCTATCCTTTTGTTGCTTACAGGACTTTATATTTGGTGGCCGCGAAATCGCTTGACCATTTGGGGTACCATCTTACCAAGGCTGCGGAGTAAGGGTCGAACCTTTTGGCGTGATATGCACGCTACATTAGGGTTTTGGCTTTCATTAGGCCTAATAATTTTGGTCTTAACAGGTTTACCATGGTCGGGTGTAATGGGGGAACAAATCAACAAGCTAGCAACGGCTACGAATACTGGATATCCAGCATTTTCTTTTGGGTTTGGACCAAAACCAGAATCTGTAACAGTAGCAAAGGATGTTGCAGAGAATGTTCCATGGGCAGCGGAAAATGTTCCGGTACCAAAATCAGCAAACAGCCAATATGTATCTTTAAGCTTACATGATGTTAATAGTATTGCAGAGAGTAAGCATATCGAGAAGCCTTATACGATCTCCATGCCACAAAATGAGAGAGGAGTCTATACGATTTCCACTTCTCATTCAAAGCCATTTGATAATGCCACTTTACACGTTGACCAATACAGTGGAGCAGTATTAACAGATGTGCGATATGATGATTATGGGCTAATGGGGAAAGCCATTACACTTGGGATAGCTTTGCATGAAGGTAAGCTTTTTGGCTTAGCTAACCAATTGATTGGACTACTATTATGTATCGGTTTAATTGCGATGATGATCAGCTCCATCATCATGTGGAGAAAAAGAAAACCTAAAAACAAACTAGGTGCTCCAGGAAAAGATGTGGATATCAAAATAAAAAGAACGGTAACCGTCATGATGCTCCTACTTGGTATCATCATGCCTCTTGTTGGGATATCCATCATCCTTGTTCTAATATTGGATAAATTAGTAGTGGAGAAAATCCCTGGTTTAAAGGAATGGTTACATTAGAAAGGTGAGGTAGATTTATGAAGAAGCTATTACTAGTGTTTATTCTGGCATTCTTGTTAGTAGGCTGCACGAGTGCACCAGAAAAAAACACGTCACCTGAAATTATAGAGGTGGAAATTTCCATGCCAGAAAAGGTTAGTGAGAATGAGTCCGTCACGATTCAAACACACGTAACCCAGGGTGAGGAAAATGTAGAGGATGCAAAAGAAGTTAAATTTGAAATTTGGAATGTGGAAGAGGGTAAGGAAGAAAGTACTCTTTTGGATGCAGTTCACACAAGTGACGGTCAGTATGTTGCTGATCATTCTTTCAGAGAAAAGGGAGTGTATCGTGTTCAGTCACATGTTACAGCGCGTGATTTGCATGTCATGCCAA
Proteins encoded:
- a CDS encoding response regulator transcription factor codes for the protein MKILVVDDEANMRELLGMYLQKENYQVIFAENGNEALDLLYLHKIDLIILDVMMPEMDGFTTCKKIRQKYITPILMVTAKGDEWDKVKGLKLGADDYVMKPFSPKELLARVEALLRRSNQAFFDMLSFCDIHIQKNARQVFVADQKVVLARREYDLLLFLLEHRGQVFSREQLHDVVWGIDAEKGTYRTVDTHIKTLRFKLKNAGSYIKTVWGIGYKIEDHEA
- a CDS encoding cell wall metabolism sensor histidine kinase WalK, which encodes MKPLSIRNKIWLTILSVSVVAIGLIVIVSYYLYQTLYIEKQTELLLKQGSHLESFFYKENLEVFRERLNWMEETSESKIIFTNDPMELASGAPFDSLEDQNLITFSERQELLLGKTLIFTKYHKGLEQEIRAVVIPLLSNDRLEAVIFMYVPLTAIAEIFQPIKTFLLVGFAIVLVLLVIVGTKMTNRIVRPLKEMDVVAREISQGSFSKKVSVKGRDEIASLGTSINVMSTNLEAVDEKRREFLGNVSHELRTPISYLKGYNEALKEKIITPDRYMQTIEVEIERMNRLVHDLLDLAQLEGDSYPMSKEPVILTELLREVLERFYLEIKEKNLKVELNLNEDVVIIGDPVRMDQVIVNLLSNSIKYTEVSKTISISIYQEKEEGVLKVRDEGVGIPEKDVPYIFERFYRVEKARTRKLGGTGLGLSIVQQIVKKHNGSITIKSEEGFGTTAIVKLPLFEF
- a CDS encoding PepSY domain-containing protein: MEKKVHQEENKKQTRNGIYQTMWRWHFYAGLIFAPFLIILAFSGAVYLFKPQIESFLYQDLYYVEETKESSISTNNQMTMVKEAYPEASISGVTFFQEAERSTKFSTMQNGERVSVFVDPYSGKVLGNLPAEKELMTFFVKLHSELLIGGTVANRLVELAACWAILLLLTGLYIWWPRNRLTIWGTILPRLRSKGRTFWRDMHATLGFWLSLGLIILVLTGLPWSGVMGEQINKLATATNTGYPAFSFGFGPKPESVTVAKDVAENVPWAAENVPVPKSANSQYVSLSLHDVNSIAESKHIEKPYTISMPQNERGVYTISTSHSKPFDNATLHVDQYSGAVLTDVRYDDYGLMGKAITLGIALHEGKLFGLANQLIGLLLCIGLIAMMISSIIMWRKRKPKNKLGAPGKDVDIKIKRTVTVMMLLLGIIMPLVGISIILVLILDKLVVEKIPGLKEWLH
- a CDS encoding FixH family protein; the encoded protein is MKKLLLVFILAFLLVGCTSAPEKNTSPEIIEVEISMPEKVSENESVTIQTHVTQGEENVEDAKEVKFEIWNVEEGKEESTLLDAVHTSDGQYVADHSFREKGVYRVQSHVTARDLHVMPTKQIVVGELSEEDIQAILEKEKVNKEEENSEHDHH